A window from Cryptomeria japonica chromosome 1, Sugi_1.0, whole genome shotgun sequence encodes these proteins:
- the LOC131070164 gene encoding uncharacterized protein LOC131070164 yields MAVAYVGLGPEVREVVSFREFCEAKKNETPRRKPFSRDLKHKVNKLSIPNFDGSEKISAQAWIQKLNTYLNLSPMTKDDAVQFAILHLEGLAHEWWYHGTLTQGHDGITTYDEFTQKLIKRYERKHPQKDFKELTLLRQRGTVEEYITEFQKNSVRVLGVDEDRLTYLFVEGLKDSIKGLMRALKPPTLDDAIDKALCLEDTSTWEKPSKTFTKNTHTKEWPRKGNTSKEKEELKRKNICYHCHEKWERGHTCKEGNERDMLRRKNLCFKCKEKWQPGHICGRKSQAHNLEALSSDEEEELNEPPSKRKKLTEDVQVSLVAISVVSKHHPFRIESMIKGQRVIALLDSGATHNFIDKSLVKRLKLTTQEFKGFQVALADGSTSSCNKKILQLSITLGKYPTKEDFYVVKLGDSDVILGIPWIHSLGRFYLDHPKLELCFTQNGQEVLIKWLHDGTTIMVTSKRMERIFRRSQREWAAQCMVLDQNSNQGENIHVDIKPIIRKHKRVFEDIPKGLPPKRGFEHTIELEEGAKPVISTPYRHPRGYKEEIEKAIKELLEMEHIQPSSSPFASSAVLVKKKDGTM; encoded by the coding sequence ATGGCTGTGGCCTACGTTGGATTAGGGCCAGAAGTAAGAGAGGTTGTATCTTTTAGGGAAttttgtgaagcaaagaaaaaTGAGACCCCTAGGAGAAAACCATTCAGTAGGGATCTAAAACACAAAGTTAATAAACTATCAATACCTAACTTTGATGGCTCTGAAAAAATATCAGCCCAAGCATGGATCCAAAAACTTAATACATATTTAAATCTCAGCCCCATGACAAAAGACGATGCAGTCCAATTTGCCATTTTACACCTAGAAGGTTTAGCACATGAATGGTGGTATCATGGCACCCTCACACAAGGGCATgatggtataacaacatatgacgagTTCACTCAGAAACTCATTAAGAGATATGAGAGGAAACACCCACAAAAAGATTTCAAAGAATTAACTCTCTTAAGACAAAGGGGAACAGTGGAAGAATACATCACTGAATTTCAAAAAAATTCCGTAAGGGTCTTAGGAGTGGATGAGGACAGGCTCACCTATCTTTTTGTGGAGGGACTCAAAGACTCCATTAAAGGATTGATGAGAGCATTGAAACCCCCTACCCTAGACGATGCCATAGATAAAGCTTTGTGCCTGGAAGACACTTCAACTTGGGAGAAACCATCCAAAACATTCACTAAAAATACGCATACTAAAGAATGGCCTAGGAAGGGAAACACctctaaagaaaaagaagaacttAAGAGAAAAAACATATGTTACCATTGTCATGAGAAATGGGAACGTGGTCACACTTGCaaagaaggaaatgaaagagaTATGCTTAGAAGAAAAAATCTATGTTTTAAGTGCAAAGAAAAGTGGCAACCGGGTCACATATGTGGGAGGAAGAGCCAAGCACACAACTTGGAAGCTTTatctagtgatgaagaagaagaactcaaTGAACCCCCAAGCAAAAGGAAAAAACTTACCGAAGATGTACAGGTATCATTAGTAGCAATTTCCGTAGTCTCAAAACACCATCCCTTTAGAATCGAAAGTATGATCAAAGGGCAGAGAGTAATTGCACTACTGGATAGCGGGGCTACCCACAACTTTATTGATAAAAGCTTGGTTAAGAGATTGAaactgacaacacaagagtttaagGGTTTCCAAGTAGCCCTTGCTGATGGATCCACTTCCTCATGTAACAAAAAAATCCTTCAATTAAGCATAACATTAGGGAAATACCCTACCAAAGAAGATTTCTATGTGGTCAAGTTAGGGGATTCAGATGTAATCCTAGGAATTCCTTGGATACATTCCTTGGGAAGATTCTATCTCGATCACCCCAAATTGGAACTATGTTTCACTCAAAATGGACAGGAAGTACTAATCAAATGGTTGCATGATGGCACAACCATAATGGTAACCTCCAAAAGAATGGAAAGGATTTTTAGACGTAGTCAAAGAGAGTGGGCTGCCCAATGCATGGTACTAGACCAAAATTCAAACCAAGGGGAAAACATTCATGTTGATATTAAACCCATTATTAGAAAACACAAAAGGGTGTTTGAAGACATCCCAAAAGGACTGCCACCCAAGAGAGGGTTTGAACACACTATTGAACTTGAAGAAGGTGCAAAACCAGTAATCTCCACCCCTTATCGCCATCCAAGGGgctataaggaagaaattgagaaagctatCAAAGAGCTTCTAGAAATGGAGCACATTCAACCTAGCTCCAGTCCTTTCGCCTCCTCTGCTGTACTggtaaaaaagaaggatgggaccatgtag